One Plasmodium gaboni strain SY75 chromosome 1, whole genome shotgun sequence DNA segment encodes these proteins:
- a CDS encoding putative vacuolar protein sorting-associated protein VTA1 — protein MVEGQNDTSLGEGKKINMKSIEFVLKKSEELETNHSLVSFLCILYVVEKLNDYVKVNYTDIDKKNVLIKCLNKAEEMRPSFGSLDYNVLSNFCEKLFLAADKADRNEVITKKTLQMFFTSKMFYEILNHFNSLSTEENKKYVYAKYKTIYLKKCFDNNIIPEPGSPKNEDAISEVDNKIGEENKEEKEQITNDKYEHYEDNKINNYYENDNDYYKEREKLSTQNKRIEDTVDFNLSLKHAQYAVNALIFEDRDTAKRELKLSLSYLE, from the exons ATGGTTGAAGGGCAAAATGATACAAGTTTAGGAGAAGgtaaaaaaattaatatgaAATCCATTGAAtttgtattaaaaaaatcaGAAGAACTGGAAACAAATCATTCATTAG TTTCTTTcttatgtattttatatgttgtGGAGAAGTTGAATGATTATGTCAAAGTTAATTACACAGATATAG atAAGAAGAATGTATTAATTAAATGTTTAAATAAAGCAGAAGAAATGAGACCATCCTTTGGTTCTCTTGATTATAATGTCTTGTCAAATTTTTGTGaaa AACTCTTTTTGGCTGCTGATAAGGCTGATAGGAATGAAGTCataacaaaaaaaacattGCAAATGTTTTTTACATCTAAAATGttttatgaaatattaaatcaTTTTAATAGTTTAAGTACTgaagaaaacaaaaaatatgtgtatgcaaaatataaaacgatatatttgaaaaaatgctttgataataatataataccTGAACCAGGTTCACCCAAAAATGAGGATGCCATTTCAg AAGTTGATAATAAGATTGGTGAAGAAAACAAAGAAGAAAAGGAACAAATAacaaatgataaatatgaacattatgaagataataaaataaacaattattatgaaaatgataatgattattataaggAAAGAGAAAAATTAA gtacacaaaataaaagaatagAAGATACCGTTGATTTTAATTTAAGCCTAAAGCATGCCCAATATGCCGTTAACg CTTTAATTTTTGAAGACCGGGATACAGCGAAACGTGAGCTCAAATTGTCCCTTTCATATTTagaataa
- a CDS encoding putative vacuolar protein sorting-associated protein 51, whose product MENKSNRRKNVGSMLYDYYNIETRNKVDEFEECSDNNMKNINNINNINSINSINIINNLNNISIVNNSIDDNNLFFDKTDEKNENLKEKSTILKRSDNDNINLRSDRNYKNKNNDIKECNEKNEMNKINCINEFDMDCSNFNVNDYFKELLEKSSMYDLINKSRKIDKEIKQNDSCMQTLIYENYNKFINAADSLVLLKEKFKCVKNKMNEINNDLEYIDKQSNFLNNDVFKNYEKIQNLIEIKKLLNDINEIMKIPEYMYSNILQKKYIKSLKMFIKVIPFFHKNKDLVIFQNLYLDCNNLASIACHFFLKKLNKEKNLKKLPMRINQSGTTMGDNKSDTTMGDNKCDTTMGDIKGDIKYDNICVNHLTHNKNYDDKSDECFYFFDNKNLEESFKSLHSYVLTSEEVAECLNLVLSYGMDIKEIKKLYLKNRINCLKYIMYHIFNLKNHGFFVMQVDDLKSSFFDPNYEEISIDKQNKKNGPKKNEDNKNNHNKEYIFFNNIFENIFILSYKHLLYFFFSFLENYEKIFMKKNNFLNNNDENKSYSKSFFYDERDYIDDKNLHNNIEYLRYLIDNLDESVRYKNGNKRCEDFFMSYDNINNDDNINNIYHDKYSYLHNSFDLNKKILLLNDLFNIDDDKKIIEVLLDIFFKVLCKITIDYIYMFNPPIKLIVKLLKIFIDNINIHNNKIYYKDKILYYMNRFIKKIYYVLLKLYFYNLCFHINIYLYTYFQTCNKKKLIDILESRNELAHYIILKLCLTVMDFEPFYVQIKLDNNFYVKHFFNFVIIYLESLSKHIDSFIYYFVCVHEKGSILKHIKDEEKKENNKGGNNSNPDGNNNNNNNNNNINNIDSNNMDSPNICHKHFDKNLSKDLFYFTYESADNIIYEDKENIFTHKNLYYILDEENNIHCKHTKKKDDRFCADYKKLKNYLYSSACVDNIHMQHILVNIKKYMKMEYTKFLKHITGSLKFGKIKKIKETYFLLCLVWVFHNIKKDGVSKIFNVITDMYKETNDLINGCERIDMGCSLDSLLHKDIYPFIKEKEIENKNIKKLKLNDDDCDNYDQSVEYTNDDHIFINKSNEESEDKEKKDLTFTYNEKEKENKLYDFCFDDNNICDNYSHQGDTTNTIIKITKDEQDKKQNNNDENRKKKYVIGISNFVKYKFNEKCNELTNVFISYYINKISYHIKSYIEKDTYEEDTKSNIVSYNFVYCMKRIDMFYTYLKYFIYQNKVPNVINFEEGQEREYAFSDMYEKIEEELAKLGKKYIKDKIIVDKNDTVVDKNGNVVDKNDNMVYKNDNVVDKNDKVVNNNDNAVNNNDNVVNNNDNVVNNNDNMVDKNDNMVDKNKNIIRKEYIIDDKKHNEDNKISNIDSKEQNMENDNLIFDMNKDEKNLEMYMYKLYMLKMKNYRKKLPSEINKILLLIIKILFKNYMEYIRKCHMNAKKLYKMQIDFFFFYHCLKHYIPCDDENVLFVILNEVLINAKGRIRGIQNKRDEDDCASSYQGYLLLDDIHVDLEENKLFILKMFKE is encoded by the coding sequence atggaaaataaaagtaatagaagaaaaaatgtGGGTTCCATgttatatgattattacAATATAGAGACGAGAAATAAAGTTGATGAGTTTGAAGAATGtagtgataataatatgaagaatataaataatataaataatataaatagtataaatagtataaatattataaataacCTAAATAACATAAGCATTGTGAATAATTCAattgatgataataatttattttttgataagACAGATGAGAAGaatgaaaatttaaaagaaaagagtactatattaaaaaggagtgataatgataatattaatttaagAAGTGATAGaaattataagaataaaaataatgatataaaagagtgtaatgaaaagaatgaaatgaataaaataaattgtATAAATGAATTTGATATGGATTGTTCTAATTTTAATGTAAATGattattttaaagaattattagAAAAATCTAGTATGTatgatttaataaataaatcaaGAAAGATagataaagaaataaaacaaaatgataGTTGTATGCAAACATTAATTTATGagaattataataaatttattaatgCAGCTGATTCTTTGgttttattaaaagaaaagtTTAAATGTgtcaaaaataaaatgaatgaaattaataatgatttagaatatatagataaacAATCTAATTTTCTAAATAATgatgtttttaaaaattatgaaaagatacaaaatttaattgaaataaaaaagttattaaatgatataaatgaaataatgaagataccagaatatatgtattctaatatattacaaaaaaaatatattaaatcattgaaaatgtttattaaggttattcctttttttcATAAGAATAAAGACCTTGTtatatttcaaaatttATATCTAGACTGTAATAATTTAGCAAGCATTGCATGtcacttttttttaaaaaagctaaataaagaaaaaaatcTAAAAAAGTTGCCTATGCGGATTAATCAAAGTGGTACTACTATGGGTGATAATAAAAGTGATACTACTATGGGTGATAATAAATGTGATACTACTATGGGTGATATTAAAGGTGACATTAAATATGATAACATATGTGTAAATCATTTAActcataataaaaattacGATGACAAAAGTGACGAATgcttttatttttttgataataaaaatttagaGGAATCATTTAAATCTTTACATTCCTATGTATTGACAAGCGAAGAAGTTGCTGAATGTTTGAATTTAGTATTATCATATGGTATGGacataaaagaaataaaaaagttatATTTGAAGAATAGAATAAATtgtttaaaatatataatgtatcatatatttaatttaaagAACCATGGATTTTTTGTTATGCAAGTAGACGATTTGAAGAGTTCTTTCTTTGATCCTAACTATGAAGAGATTAGTATTgataaacaaaataaaaaaaatggtcctaaaaaaaatgaagataataagaataatcataataaagaatatatattttttaacaatatatttgaaaatatatttatattgtcTTATAAGcatttgttatattttttttttagtttcttagaaaattatgaaaaaatatttatgaaaaaaaataattttcttaataataacgatgaaaataaaagttattctaaatcatttttttatgacGAAAGAGATTATAttgatgataaaaatttacataataatattgaataTTTAAGATATCTAATTGATAATTTGGATGAATCTGTTCGCTATAAAAATGGGAACAAACGATGTGAAGATTTTTTTATGtcatatgataatattaataatgatgataatattaataatatttatcatGACAAATATAGTTACCTTCATAATTCTTTCGAtttaaataagaaaattttattattaaatgatttattcaatatagatgatgataaaaaaattattgaagttttattagatatattttttaaagtattatgtaaaataactatagattatatatatatgtttaatcCCCCCATAAAATTGATAgtaaaattattaaaaatttttatagataatataaatattcataataataaaatatattataaagataaaatattatattatatgaatagatttattaagaaaatatattatgtattattaaaattatatttttataatttatgttttcatattaatatatatttatatacatattttcaaacatgtaataaaaaaaagttaatAGATATTTTAGAAAGTAGAAATGAGTTAGCTCATTATATCATCTTAAAATTATGTTTAACTGTTATGGACTTTGAACCTTTTTATGTTCAAATAAAATTAGacaataatttttatgtgaagcacttttttaattttgtaattatatatttagaaTCTTTATCAAAACATATTgattcttttatatattattttgtgtGTGTGCATGAGAAGGGGAGtatattaaaacatattaaagatgaagaaaaaaaggaaaataataagggtggcaataatagtaatcctgatggtaataataataataataataataataataatattaataatattgatagtaataatatggataGTCCTAATATTTGTCATAAACACTTCGATAAGAATCTTAGTAAGgatttgttttattttacatatGAATCTGCAgacaatattatttatgaagataaagaaaatatatttacacataaaaatttatattatatactcgatgaagaaaataatattcattgTAAACATACAAAGAAAAAGGATGATCGATTCTGTGCagattataaaaaattaaagaattatttatattcatcaGCTTGTGTAGATAATATTCACATGCAACATATTTtagtaaatataaagaaatatatgaagatggaatatacaaaatttttGAAACACATAACGGGTTCTTTAAAATTTGGaaagataaaaaagataaaggaaacatattttttattatgtcTTGTATGGGtatttcataatattaaaaaggaTGGTGTTtctaaaatatttaatgtTATAACAGATATGTATAAAGAAACAAATGATTTAATTAATGGATGTGAAAGGATAGACATGGGTTGTAGTTTGGATTCTCTCCTTCATAAGGATATATATCCATTTATTaaagaaaaggaaatagaaaataaaaatataaaaaaattaaagttaaatgatgatgattGTGATAATTATGATCAAAGTGTGGAATACACAAATGATGAccatatatttattaataaaagtaatGAAGAAAGTGAAGATAAAGAGAAAAAAGATTTAACGTTTACATATAATGAGAAGGAGaaggaaaataaattatatgatttttgttttgatgataataatatatgtgataATTATTCCCATCAAGGGGATACAACAAatacaataataaaaataacaaagGATGAGCAAGacaaaaaacaaaataataatgatgaaaatagaaaaaagaaatatgtTATAGGGATAAGTAATTTtgttaaatataaattcaaTGAAAAATGTAACGAATTAAcaaatgtatttatttcttattatattaataaaatatcttATCATATCAAATCATATATAGAAAAGGACACATATGAAGAAGACACTAAAAGCAATATTGTTAGTTACAATTTTGTATATTGTATGAAACGTATAGATATGTTTTATACgtatttaaaatattttatatatcagAATAAAGTACCGAATGTAATAAATTTTGAAGAAGGACAGGAAAGAGAATATGCGTTTAGTGATATGTATGAAAAAATTGAAGAAGAGCTGGCGAAATTAGgaaagaaatatataaaggaTAAAATAATTGTTGATAAAAATGACACTGTGGTTGATAAAAATGGCAATGTGGTTGATAAAAATGACAATATggtttataaaaatgacAATGTGGTTGATAAAAATGACAAAGTGGTTAATAACAACGACAATGCGGTTAATAACAACGACAATGTGGTTAATAACAACGACAATGTGGTTAATAACAACGACAATATGGTTGATAAAAATGACAATATGgttgataaaaataaaaatataattcgaaaggaatatattatagatGATAAGAAACATAATGAggataataaaatatcaaaTATTGATAGTAAAGAACAGAATATGGAGAATGATAACCTCATTTTTGATATGAATAAGGATGAGAAAAATTTAGAgatgtatatgtataaattatatatgttaaagATGAAGAATTATAGAAAAAAGCTCCCATCagaaattaataaaatacttcttttaattatcaaaatcttgtttaaaaattatatggaatatataagaaaGTGTCATATGAATGcgaaaaaattatacaaaATGCAAATCGactttttctttttttatcattGTTTAAAACATTACATACCTTGtgatgatgaaaatgtATTGTTTGTTATCCTAAATGAAGTGTTAATAAATGCAAAGGGTAGAATTAGAGgaatacaaaataaaagaGATGAGGATGATTGTGCATCATCTTATCAAGGATATTTATTATTGGATGATATTCATGTTGATTTggaagaaaataaattatttatattgaaAATGTTTAAAGAGTGA
- a CDS encoding nucleoside transporter 4 → MLKKSEETKIKVIFFFIGLLLSLPSHILINVSFLINHIYKEEIAITVMGFLSGFMIISSFLQLTFEFTSFKWIMICNGFNVFNLLLLLIFVCVMKCSKYYIYGISGLIGFFIGYLYSSCTKYTLLFPLKVNSYMVTGISFSSLFFFGINLLMSYFSIEDGNINSYYNTIYLSIGTIVFIEFIVLITIIFIQYNSPFFKEQKEKIESAQNIKCLSYSASNYLCDVEKGKNKSTENIQTNNVSMISKFKNKIKTVVSMFNCANIIEGACLIRYYYLCLIPIFFSFFVTCIIYPHMIPNKLNKNVYYKYLFMFLYQLSDLIFHIIVTVYYNAFNFFKQKYVAILCLSRVFLLLLSFKIKNLTEESFLYSNTFISFLIFVIGGSNGALINISYARIADCFEESTKKTKQIAVASSFCALCLLMSFALAPWFCHAIIHL, encoded by the exons ATGTTGAAGAAAAGTGAAGAGACGAAGATTAAGgtgatattttttttcatagGTTTACTTTTGAGTTTACCTTCTCATATTTTGATCAATGTATCCTTTTTGATTAACCATATATACAAGGAAGAGATAGCTATAACAGTTATGGGTTTTTTATCAGGttttatgataatatcatcatttttacAGTTAACATTTGAATTTACTTCTTTTAAATGGATTATGATATGTAATGGATTTAATGTTTtcaatttattattattattaatttttgtttgtGTAATGAAATgttcaaaatattatatatatggtaTATCTGGGCTTATAGGTTTTTTTATTGGTTATTTGTATTCATCTTGTACTAAATATACATTACTTTTTCCTTTAAAAGTAAATAGTTATATGGTTACAGGTATTAGTTTctcttctttatttttttttggtatAAATTTACTAATGTCCTATTTTTCTATTGAAGATGGAAATATAAACTCATACTACAACACAATATATCTATCAATAGGTACTATTGTTTTTATTGAGTTTATTGTACTTATCACgattatttttatacaatATAATTCTCCTTTTTTCAAGGAAcagaaagaaaaaatagaaaGTGCACAGAACATAAAATGCTTAAGCTATAGTGCATCCAATTATTTATGTGATGTtgaaaaaggaaaaaacAAATCAACAGAAAATATTCAGACCAATAATGTATCTATGATAAgtaaatttaaaaataaaataaaaactGTTGTTAGTATGTTTAATTGTGCTAATATAATTGAAGGAGCTTGTTTGATCagatattattatttatgtttaatacctatattcttttcttttttcgTGACCTGTATAATATATCCTCACATGA tTCCCAATAAGCTCAACAAGAACGTATATTACAAATACCTGTTTATGTTTCTTTATCAACTCAGTGATCTAATATTTCACATTATTGTAACAGTTTATTATAATgcttttaatttttttaaacaaaaatatgTTGCCATATTATGTCTAAGCAGAGTCTTTCTTTtgttattatcatttaaaataaagaatttGACAGAAGAatcctttttatattctaatacatttatatcattCCTAATATTTGTAATAGGAGGTTCGAATGGTGCCTTGATAAATATTAGTTATGCAAGAATAGCTGACTGTTTTGAAGAATCAACCAAGAAAACTAAACAGATTGCAGTAGCATCTTCCTTTTGTGCTTTATGTCTGTTAATGAGTTTTGCATTAGCTCCATGGTTCTGTCATGCaattattcatttataa
- a CDS encoding hypothetical protein (conserved Plasmodium protein, unknown function): MYIQYRLFSERSLWRFLEINKNDNYILVSDLKNILCKQSNINYNNKIDICFSIYKEGDSFEEDDSNNNNNNNNINKNIGNEKDNLSDQGNKKNLLYYNKSGYENINNNINDNTYNNKENNINFLNNDDKIYNGTKILIHRQVKKKNNITDVITHKAKKEIIINTEEKQKINIPPEFLCKLCNYLLLESYIIVCNNNCGYSVCRSCLLFYILNCFIKENEKKMNYIDMNMLNTDNIIKCPICQGVLKYGILNKKMELTIKKFVEERKDIHSYNLSMEERNNRYLKILDRLNIENIEDLCIDRKNKKNLFDNHIFKHIEKKYIHSHITQDNKNILEKNEEPKIINHFLYLIDNYKLNCIKEYGMLYVDFNNYLFDSIQKIKVKSIYEQQINDNKDNTSVNINIHDDCDKNMNLSLRKDNMTEQVDKSANNVDDISGVDHIKRELIQEGVMKVKTEEYGESNVKGATNDPFNCLSMLKNMSSYLTGMVGDDKCDDMVRIKKEERKDLNNINNVNNINDDNNDIDKENDCVDDFKEDMYNQTKTYIIPISFVGGETSYSLIGIYAVKDLYMRIDGKKNEGSSNNLTSTSSSLFNKGNNNNVDDSFVETFLKKWFHYENQNEKKVGNIFEKLKSGNIYNIECINKYEKTCFFPARKQPIYTIINTKRQKTKKKTNIEISLDFKKFKDIVLSVDNYIKYGSRPTNYEPRKEKIQGTNISLSNNNNNNNNMEMNENDNEGKEQEINNRDNIFNEEKDTLHNILDLQNEQDDILTCSINLQHEFKDIYQTLYDTSIIPISINNNFNVNNPYANYCALLPFLTKKDFYLFRKLQRIYKEKYLKKLYKHVKQNNLNMNIFFNAINALYFATIRKD; the protein is encoded by the coding sequence atgtatatacaaTATAGATTATTCAGTGAGAGGAGTCTTTGGAGATTTCTCGAAATTAATAAGAATGATAATTACATTTTGGTTAGTGatttaaagaatattttatgCAAACAgagtaatataaattataacaataagatagatatttgtttttctaTTTATAAAGAGGGAGACAGTTTTGAGGAGGACgatagtaataataataataataataataatatcaataaaaatattgggaatgaaaaagataattTGAGTGATCaaggaaataaaaaaaatttattatattacaaCAAATCAGGCTATgagaatataaataataatattaatgataatacttataataataaagaaaataatattaattttttaaacaatGATGATAAGATTTATAATGGGACAAAGATATTAATTCATAGACaagttaaaaaaaagaataatataacagATGTTATTACACATAAAGctaaaaaagaaataattataaatactGAAGAAAAAcagaaaataaatattccaccagaatttttatgtaaattatgtaattatcttttattaGAATCTTATATAATCGTTTGTAATAATAACTGTGGTTATTCTGTATGTAGAAgttgtttattattttatattttaaattgttttattaaagaaaatgagaaaaaaatgaactATATAGATATGAACATGTTGAATActgataatataataaaatgtcCTATATGCCAAGGTGTATTAAAATATGGTATcttaaataaaaaaatggaGTTAACCATAAAAAAGTTTGTAGAAGAAAGAAAAGATATTCATTCTTATAATTTATCTATGGaagaaagaaataatagatatttaaaaattctTGATAGAttaaatatagaaaatattgAAGATTTATGTATTgatagaaaaaataaaaaaaatttattcgataatcatatatttaaacatatcgaaaaaaaatatattcattcaCATATAACTCAGgataacaaaaatatactTGAAAAGAATGAAGAAccaaaaataataaatcaCTTTTTATATCTTATAGATAATTATAAGTTAAATTGTATTAAAGAATATGGCATGTTATATGTAgattttaataattatctCTTTGATTCCATACAAAAGATTAAGGTGAAGAGTATTTACGAGCAACAAATAAATGACAATAAAGACAATACTAGtgttaatataaatattcacGATGATTGTGATAAGAATATGAATTTATCTTTAAGAAAGGATAATATGACTGAGCAGGTTGATAAATCTGCTAATAATGTGGATGATATTTCAGGTGTTGACCATATAAAGAGGGAATTAATTCAGGAAGGCGTGATGAAGGTAAAGACTGAGGAATATGGAGAGTCCAATGTGAAGGGAGCTACAAATGATCCTTTTAATTGTCTTAGTATGTTGAAAAATATGTCTAGTTATCTTACTGGTATGGTTGGAGATGATAAATGTGATGATATGGTAAGGATCAAAAAGGAGGAACGTAAAgatttgaataatataaataatgtgaataatataaatgatgataataatgatattgATAAGGAGAATGATTGTGTAGATGATTTTAAAGAAGATATGTATAATCAAACAAAGACCTATATCATACCTATTTCATTTGTAGGAGGAGAAACCTCTTATAGTCTGATAGGTATATATGCAGTTAaagatttatatatgaGGATTGATGGTAAGAAAAATGAAGGTTCATCTAATAATTTGACATCTACAAGTAGTTCTTTGTTTAATAAAggtaataataacaacGTGGATGATTCATTTGTTGAAacatttttaaagaaaTGGTTTCATTATGAGAATCAGAATGAGAAGAAGGTGggtaatatatttgaaaagCTAAAGAGTggtaatatttataatatcgaatgtattaataaatatgagAAGACTTGTTTTTTTCCAGCTAGGAAACAACctatatatacaataataaatactaaaagacaaaaaacgaaaaagaaaacaaatATAGAAATTAGTTTGGatttcaaaaaatttaaaGATATTGTATTAAGTGttgataattatattaaatatggAAGTAGACCAACAAATTATGAACCTAGAAAGGAAAAGATACAAGGAACAAATATAAGTTTATCaaataacaacaataataataataatatggagATGAATGAAAATGACAATGAAGGAAAAGAAcaagaaataaataatagagataatatatttaatgaaGAGAAAGATACattacataatatattagatCTACAAAATGAACAGGatgatatattaacatGTTCAATAAATTTGCAACATGAatttaaagatatatatcAAACCTTATATGATACAAGTATAATACCTATTTCTATAAATAACAATTTTAATGTTAATAATCCATATGCAAATTATTGTGCCCTACTTCCATTTCTAACTAAAAAggatttttatttatttagGAAATTACAAcgtatatataaagaaaaatatttaaaaaaactGTACAAACATGttaaacaaaataatctaaatatgaatattttttttaatgcAATCAACGCTTTGTATTTTGCTACAATTCGAAAGGATTAA